A genomic region of Amphiura filiformis chromosome 6, Afil_fr2py, whole genome shotgun sequence contains the following coding sequences:
- the LOC140154547 gene encoding egg peptide speract receptor-like, whose product MLLLLCCTVALLVSTLDNAYCIEEIRIDGSLYSRSPNLGIIRALNNGKWGFICDNEGWPLEGDNVAIVTCNQLGYRGSNHKSVTFPYDWLVMLQDAIWLHGVSCVGNETSLAECLLGDWNVIDQCFSLAGVICDDNEDHLDVQLVDGTADNPAKGVLQVLYNGVWSTICPHNFDFPDDAITVMCRQLGYSGEHQRNIFAHPITGDIFLIRDGIVCEGSESNLDQCASSEQWDLDFSTCDNPIEIECGNCAIEDVRLTNDTSEDLVEVLYQGDDCPGKWVHLCSQYVDFPGFQYDVVAGVFCGQLGYQE is encoded by the exons ATGTTGTTGCTACTTTGCTGCACGGTCGCTTTATTGGTCAGTACTTTGGATAACGCATACTGCATTG AGGAAATTCGAATAGATGGCAGTTTATACTCACGGTCACCTAATCTTGGCATTATTCGTGCATTAAACAATGGTAAATGGGGCTTCATATGTGACAATGAAGGCTGGCCACTGGAAGGGGACAATGTTGCCATCGTGACATGCAATCAACTTGGTTACCGCGGTTCTAATCACAAAAGTGTTACATTCCCTTATGATTGGCTAGTGATGCTGCAAGATGCAATATGGTTACATGGTGTGAGCTGTGTTGGAAATGAAACGTCGTTAGCAGAATGTCTACTTGGTGATTGGAATGTAATTGATCAATGTTTTAGTTTGGCTGGAGTTATTTGCGATGATAATGAAG ATCATCTTGACGTGCAGTTAGTTGATGGAACAGCAGACAACCCAGCTAAAGGTGTACTACAAGTTCTTTACAATGGCGTGTGGTCTACAATTTGCCCTCACAATTTTGATTTTCCAGACGACGCTATTACAGTCATGTGTCGACAACTAGGATACAGTGGCGAACATCAACGGAACATATTCGCACATCCAATCACTGGCGACATTTTTTTGATCAGAGATGGTATAGTGTGTGAAGGTAGTGAATCTAATCTGGACCAGTGTGCATCTTCTGAGCAATGGGACCTTGATTTTAGCACCTGTGACAATCCTATTGAAATTGAATGCG GGAACTGTGCCATCGAAGACGTGCGTCTCACAAATGACACATCAGAGGACCTCGTAGAAGTTCTGTACCAGGGTGATGATTGTCCCGGGAAGTGGGTACATCTGTGTTCCCAATACGTTGACTTTCCAGGTTTCCAATACGATGTAGTTGCTGGTGTTTTTTGTGGACAGCTTGGTTACCAGGAATAA